One Gammaproteobacteria bacterium genomic window carries:
- a CDS encoding hypothetical protein (Evidence 5 : Unknown function): MYRCNECGRQFVLIPEKGSISDEKNNYIDHLLLERISLAGITRVVGVSETWLQKYINEKYAQTPRTLEIDEK; this comes from the coding sequence CGGCAATTTGTGTTAATCCCAGAAAAGGGATCCATTTCTGATGAGAAAAATAATTATATTGATCATCTTTTGTTGGAGCGAATTTCCCTGGCGGGGATTACGAGAGTAGTAGGCGTTTCCGAGACTTGGCTTCAAAAATATATCAATGAAAAATACGCGCAAACTCCGCGTACCCTGGAAATCGATGAAAAATAA